GGCCAGGCTGCCGACACCACCATTTCCCGAATCACAAAATCCGGATCTTCCATTCTTCCCAGTTGCTTGTAGGAAATAATCCCCATAATAAAAATTGCTATGATAAAGTAATAAACCAGCTGTTTATGCTTTAACGCCCATTCCGTCAAATTGACGCTCTTCATTGGCCTTCACCCGCGGTCTTCACCTGCTGCCCTTCCCGCAGTTTGTGGACGCCTGCCGTAACCAGCATTTCGCCGTCCTGAAGTCCGGCCAGCAGTTCCACCTGCCCGTCGCCGAAGGCACCGAGCGTAACCGGCTTCAGTCTGACAACGCCGTTTTCGATTACCCATACACAAGGGCTGTCTCCTGTCTGATAAATAGCCGACAGGGGAATATAGGCGACCCGTCCGCTGCCTGCATTGCCGATCGTTACGGCCGCAGTCATCCCCAGCTTCATTTCCGGCGGTGGATCAATCAGACTAATCCGCACTTTATACGTCCGGGAAACTTTATCCGCCATCGGCGCGATTTCTCTCACCTTGCCGTCAACCACCCGAGCGGGCAGCGCCCAAAAGGCAACGCGGATTTGCCGGGCCGCCCGCAGTTCTGCCAGCCGATTTTCCGGAACGTCGATTTCCACTTCCCGTTCTCCGTCCCTAACCAGGGTAATCACCGTTTGGCCGGCACTGACTACCTGCCCCGTCTCGGCATTTACCGCGGAAATGACTCCGCCGCTGTCGGCATACAGTGCGCTG
This region of Veillonellales bacterium genomic DNA includes:
- a CDS encoding efflux RND transporter periplasmic adaptor subunit — its product is MKSRLIRNGITVFILGICLILTGCGNKDKVKEEIPLVRSQVVKLDGLSESATYSGEVRGRYESQLAFQVSGKIIRRNVDLGSVVRAGDVLMEVDPKDIQQTVSIGSAQVYAAESQLRLAESNLHRYEQLYEQNAISRAQYDQYQNAYDSALAAVQQAAAQYAQSSNQLGYSALYADSGGVISAVNAETGQVVSAGQTVITLVRDGEREVEIDVPENRLAELRAARQIRVAFWALPARVVDGKVREIAPMADKVSRTYKVRISLIDPPPEMKLGMTAAVTIGNAGSGRVAYIPLSAIYQTGDSPCVWVIENGVVRLKPVTLGAFGDGQVELLAGLQDGEMLVTAGVHKLREGQQVKTAGEGQ